A segment of the Macrobrachium rosenbergii isolate ZJJX-2024 chromosome 40, ASM4041242v1, whole genome shotgun sequence genome:
CGAGCAGAATGATCCGGAGGCGTTGCAGGATGCAAGGTCATAGGACTGAGGATCTCATCTgtcttggctagctgatggagctgagaatggggaagggtccacccctggtaaaaataaacccccattcgaTGACGCTCTGTTAGCaatgatgccccaggggtgagatcacttgTGGTCGTcaaaggcccatatatatatatatatatatatatatatatatatatatatatatatatatatatatatatatatatatatatatatatatatatatatatatatataatatatatatatatatatatatatatatatatatatatatatatatatatatatatatatatatatatatatatatatatatatatatatatatatatatatatatatatatatatatatatatatatatatatatatatatatatatatatatatatatatatatgtatgtatgtataactgaatatataaataaagataaaaaatttgaacgtgatatgaatataaaaataaagtaagattttatctttatatatatatttatttatttatttgtaagtcTCGTCAACtcaaatttatcaattaaagGAAGTAATctgtagtctatatatatatatatatatatatatatatatatagttatatatatataatatatttaattttacaggTTTTAAATTGACGAATACAATTGCATTAAAGATAAAACACGAAGGAAAAACACTGGAGTGTGACGACTTTTCGTCCTTTAGTAGCACATAAGTATATCAAATTAATCTTCTTGCATATTTAAATTGTCTGTTATCagctgttttataataaaaatatagtattatatacatatatataatatatatatatatatatatttatttatttgtctcgtCAACTCAAATTtatcaattgtgtgtgtgtgcgtacctAATTTACACAGGTTTTGTGTtgtgtatacaattattttataagTGCTATTTAACTTTGGTTttagcattgtgtgtgtgtgtgtgtgaagattggCTTCAGGGTCTTAGTCCCTAAGGACTGCATAAGAATTCAtctcttctgatatatatatatatatatatatatatatatatatatatatatatatatatatatatatatatgtataagtgtgtatgtagatatatattatatgattagaAAGAGGGGTGAAGAATTATTGCAATTGTTACTACACACTGGACATAACCAACCCTCCAAGGAATCAGAAAGAATTCCTGAAGACTGAAGCAGCTCCCGTGGACCCTAAAATGGCTCCGGAATCCAGACACATCAATTATTGTGTCCGGGGATTAGCAAGAATTCCCGAAGACAGGATCGGCTCCACCGAAGCCACCAATGACTCCAGAATCCCATGAGAATCCACACACGTTACGGGTGCCCGTTTTGAAAACTAATGATAAGGCAGAGAGAGTTGATCTGTACCGAACTAAGATGTTTCTAAGTTTGCTATCATTTGTGCTTGAACAATGCTTTGGCTCCGGGGCTAAATACCCAcgagaaaatatgttttatatcagCCTTGTTGTGCTATTCACTGAAGTATTTATACTTCGTGGATTTTGCATTGCTTTGGTTCAATTCTTTACCGATTTCATGGCTTTGGACAGCACTGACTGTCCAGAGGAATCTGGAGTTCGAAAGGACGAAGCCGAAATTTCTGATTGTGAAGACGACCATTCATGTAGTGAAGAAGACCGTGATTCAGATAGTGAACAAGATATTTCTGATACAGAAGACGACAATAATtcagaaattgaagaagaaataGTGCATTTAAATGCCATTCGAAAGCTCGAGGACGtcattaaggaaaatgaaaacgttGTAAGCCTTGAGAAAGAGAGTTTGCAGAAGGATCTGATGATAACTGAACTGAAAAAGAAAGTCGAGGGGCTTACCGAAGGAAGACTGAAGACGGAACAGAACATGAGACACTTGGAACGCCTCAATCaagaaaaggacagaaaaatCTATTCACTGTCCGAAGAAATGGAAAATCTTCGAAACGAAATGACGGAAAAGGCGAAAGTCACGGAAGCGCAAataagggagaaggaggagacggATCAAGCTCTGATTATTTTGGAAAACACCGTCGTAGTTCTCGAGTTGGAAAAGGAAACTTTGCACCGAGACCTACAGCAAAGGGAAGACAGCGAGACGGAAATGCGAGCCAAAATAAACAAGCTAAATGAGGACCTGGAAGGAATTCGAAAAGAGAATGTAAGGAAGCAGAATCGTATTGAAAGTCTGCAGAAGGAAAACCAGCATAAGACCTTGATGATCAGCGGCTTAGAAGACAAGTTAAAAGACCTTACGATCGAGAAACAGGAGGCCCAACAAAATTTGGAACACCTCCACCGATGTAAAAAAGAAATTGCTGACAAAAAGGAAGAGCTTGAAAACCTCAAAGAACAAATCTTGCAGAGAGACGGAAAGATCCTCAGACTGGAAGATGACTGCAACCAGAAACAAGAGAAGATCATCGGTTTGTTAAAAGAATCTAAAACTGATGTAGCCGAAAAATCGAAAAATCGAAAGGCGAATGAAATGGCCAGGAGGACAGTTCAACTTGAGTTCGAGCTGGCCGAGGCAAAAGACGAATTAGAGACGATGGAATTTGAAAAGCTGGAGGCAACCTTGGAACTCGAAAGGCTCCAAGAAGAGACCTTGGCCAAGGACACGAAAATCAGATCCTTGGAAGCGAAAGTTGAAATTCTCAAAGCAGAAAAGGAAATGTCTAGAAGCGAGAAGAATATAATTAAAACGGTGCAGCAAGAACAACCTACATCAAACATGAAAGCTGAAAAGGAAAAGGTTTTGAATAAAACTCGATGCCTGAGGGAGCCCAAGATTAACTGCAAGGTTCTCTACCAGCAAATGGACAGCATCGAGGAAGGACTTCGCCAAATCGTGGCACTGCAACGTCCTTCAACTGGCACCAGGACACGCTCAAAAGACCCAGCTAAAACTCCATCAGACAACAAGCCCTCAACAGAAAGGAAGTACACCAGAAGATGAGGCTGGAAACCGCAGCCAGGCTACGAAAGCTGGAACAAGAGTCGGAAATGGTTCGAAAACTCTACAAGATAAACTCGGTCACGTGAATGATGCCGAAAGAAGATTCTGCTCTTTGACGGAAACTGATGGTTCACTTGCAGAACAAAGAACAGGACGTCTCTGATGTTGGGAACAGGAATGAGCTGAGCTTTGTGATGGAAATCAACGCTGGATATGGCTGTGGAAGCATCTCTGCGCGATGGAGAGACTACAGCGGCTTGTAGGACTGGCGGCAAGTGCCCGAAGATGGATTGTTGTGCATCCCCTCACCTGCCACGTGATACCCTCGGGaatggggtatcaatgcccaatcacatatgcgcggaaggcaacctctggcgcggcgtaaaaacccgtaagtttcatgcctactcCATATGTGAACTGGGCTATGCATTGCATATcggatcccattcttgcatatactacagaggcaacctctggcgcggcgtaaaaacccgtaagtttcatgcctttcatatatgcaaaatatgggtcaTGCAATGCATACcggatcaaattcttgcatatactctagtggcaacctctggcgcggcgtaaaaacccgtaagttcaatgccttttatatatgcaaagtgTTTGATCCCACTGTGGCATTAGGGGCACCAAGCCACCGAAGGGCACCGTCAGAAGTCGCGGTATTTTGGACATCGTGCGGTTTGGAGACTGGAAGCTTCCTGCCCATAGCGAAGGATGATTGGATTGCGGATTTCATCAAGGAACCAGACGTTTCCAACAGCGAGCAGAATGATCCGGAGGCGTTGCAGGATGCAAGGTCATAGGACTGAGGATCTCATCTgtcttggctagctgatggagctgagaatggggaagggtccacccctggcaaaaataaacccccattcgaTGACGCTCTGTTAGCaatgatgccccaggggtgagatcacttgTGGTCGTcaaaggcccatatatatatatatatatatatatatatatatatatatatatatatatatatatatatatatatatatatatatatatatatatatatatatatatatatatatatatatatatatatatatatatatatatatatatatatatatatatatatatatatatatatatatatatatatatatatatatacatatatatatatatatatatatatatatatatatatatatatatatatatatatatatatatatatatatatatatatatatatatatatatatatatatatatatatatatatatatatatatatatatatatatatatatatatatatatatatatatatatatataatatgaatatatatatatatataatatatgtatgaatgtataactgaatcacgaaa
Coding sequences within it:
- the LOC136826014 gene encoding uncharacterized protein; the protein is MALDSTDCPEESGVRKDEAEISDCEDDHSCSEEDRDSDSEQDISDTEDDNNSEIEEEIVHLNAIRKLEDVIKENENVVSLEKESLQKDLMITELKKKVEGLTEGRLKTEQNMRHLERLNQEKDRKIYSLSEEMENLRNEMTEKAKVTEAQIREKEETDQALIILENTVVVLELEKETLHRDLQQREDSETEMRAKINKLNEDLEGIRKENVRKQNRIESLQKENQHKTLMISGLEDKLKDLTIEKQEAQQNLEHLHRCKKEIADKKEELENLKEQILQRDGKILRLEDDCNQKQEKIIGLLKESKTDVAEKSKNRKANEMARRTVQLEFELAEAKDELETMEFEKLEATLELERLQEETLAKDTKIRSLEAKVEILKAEKEMSRSEKNIIKTVQQEQPTSNMKAEKEKVLNKTRCLREPKINCKVLYQQMDSIEEGLRQIVALQRPSTGTRTRSKDPAKTPSDNKPSTERKYTRR